A genomic stretch from Diprion similis isolate iyDipSimi1 chromosome 1, iyDipSimi1.1, whole genome shotgun sequence includes:
- the LOC124409191 gene encoding thyrotropin-releasing hormone receptor-like: MPAYIEFELLNKNEVANKSLGFVVGEENSDSYVLTMLRLAIVSLGLPLNLAVVAVIVGSNGSMRTASNCYVISILISNLIVILQILLDVLKRWFQFCFHTNGVYVAFLTLEASVLTLVIFAIERYVALCHPKSQSSPDFGFSQGAKGVLVIWAMAATFAAMELNLRYHFLASIQGFIFLASTTMFLFLPTIVLIALGTFVLIDTTSFKNIEDNDATRVFVALAAVFYVSMAPYRMVSLVRFMAPTLCCSQTVLNASYLIVELSAAVNPILYTLVSKHFRSAFKVRFCDYLERQNASSFLCKSWTDDQHSDPVILTIMDKTEVKGFTVENNSRLKEKLKIFDTSGRRSGS, translated from the exons ATGCCAGCCTACATCGAATTCGagcttctgaacaaaaacgaGGTCGCGAATAAAAGCCTGGGCTTCGTCGTCGGCGAGGAGAACAGCGACAGTTACGTCCTGACGATGCTTAGGTTGGCAATCGTGTCCCTCGGCTTACCCTTAAACTTGGCAGTGGTGGCAGTGATAGTTGGCAGTAATGGATCTATGCGCACTGCATCGAATTGCTACGTCATCAGCATACTGATATCGAACCTGATAGTGATCCTCCAGATCCTCCTTGACGTCCTGAAACGATGGTTCCAATTCTGCTTCCACACTAACGGCGTCTACGTCGCCTTCCTGACTCTGGAGGCCTCGGTTCTGACCTTGGTCATCTTCGCGATTGAGCGATACGTCGCACTTTGTCATCCGAAATCGCAATCCAGTCCGGATTTTGGATTCTCGCAGGGTGCCAAAGGCGTTCTTGTGATTTGGGCGATGGCTGCTACTTTCGCAGCGATGGAACTGAACTTGAGGTACCATTTTCTTGCCAGCATTCAGGGCTTCATATTCCTAGCTTCGACCACTATGTTCCTATTTCTTCCCACCATCGTGCTCATCGCTCTGGGTACATTCGTGCTGATCGATACCACCAGCTTCAAGAACATCGAGGACAACGACGCTACCAGGGTTTTCG TGGCCCTCGCTGCGGTTTTCTATGTCAGCATGGCTCCGTATCGGATGGTGTCCTTGGTCCGCTTTATGGCTCCAACGTTATGCTGTTCGCAAACTGTACTCAACGCTAGCTACTTGATCGTCGAATTATCTGCGGCGGTTAACCCGATACTCTACACCCTCGTATCCAAGCATTTTCGAAGCGCGTTTAAGGTACGCTTTTGCGACTACCTTGAGCGAC AAAACGCTTCATCGTTTTTGTGCAAGTCATGGACCGACGACCAACACTCTGATCCTGTGATCCTTACAATCATGGATAAGACGGAGGTGAAAGGGTTTACCGTCGAAAACAACAGCCGTCTcaaagaaaaactgaagattttcgacACGAGTGGAAGGAGGAGCGGCAGTTGA